The window CATACGTTCCGTTACTTTTTGTTCTTGATTAGTTAGCTCTTGTTCTATTCGTTGTTTTTCCCATGCACTTAAAAGCGTTTTATCTATCATAGGCACTTCATCACTATACAAATTAATCTGTTCAATTGCTTCACTGTCAGGAATTAATTCTTTATATGCTTTCAAAAAGTGGTTAAAAACCTGTAAGCTTACTGAAAAAGTATCATCTACTTTTGGATGTGCGTTAATGATAAGTGTTTTGTTCATTTTTATTTCCCCTTTAAAATGAATTTTAAGTTCCAATCGAAGACTAGATTAATCGTCGATTGAACTAGTCCATAATATATGCTATAATTATTTTTGTCAAATGAATATGAATTACCCAAAAGAAATTTCTTTTATTTGACTAAAACTCAAAATACTTCTAAGATACTATTTGATAACCCTTAAAATCAAAAGCAGGTGAGTTTATATGCAGTATAGTGTCGGAGTTGAATATGCTTTACATTGTCTGGTTTATTTAATTGATGTTCCTTCCAACGATAGTATTGGGATAAAGGATTTGGCTGAATTCCAAGGACTTCCTGAGACATTTCTTTCAAAAGTTTTCGGTAAATTATCTAAGGCCGGAATTGTAAGTTCTGTCAGTGGGGTAAAAGGAGGATATAGATTATCTAAATCTCCAGAAGATATTTCCTTTTGGGATGTAATTGAAGCAATTGAAGGCCCTAAGCCTATTTTTCAATGTAAAAATATTAAAGACAATGGGTATTTGTATAAAAAAAACTGCTGTCAAGCTCCCTCCCTTTGCACCATCAATTTAGTTATGCTCTCTGCGGAAGAAAAAATGCGTGATGACTTACGTAGTAAAACACTTTCATGGTTAAATGAAGAACTTGATAGTGTCTTATCTAAACAAATACGTGAAGATACTCGGAAATATTTTTCGAAGAGCAACACATAAACCAAACCTCTCTTGAAATTCCTTAATTGAAGGGAATTAAGAGAGGTTTTTTCTTAGTTCATTAATTATGCAAGGCCGCCATTTGAAAATATAACTTGTCCATTAATCCAACGTCCTGAAGTTGCTAAATATTTTACTGTGTCGGCAATGTCTTCTGGTGTACCCAGTCGTTCAAGTGGTGCTGCTT is drawn from Psychrobacillus sp. INOP01 and contains these coding sequences:
- a CDS encoding Rrf2 family transcriptional regulator; translation: MQYSVGVEYALHCLVYLIDVPSNDSIGIKDLAEFQGLPETFLSKVFGKLSKAGIVSSVSGVKGGYRLSKSPEDISFWDVIEAIEGPKPIFQCKNIKDNGYLYKKNCCQAPSLCTINLVMLSAEEKMRDDLRSKTLSWLNEELDSVLSKQIREDTRKYFSKSNT